The genome window AAGCTCTCTTTACTCGAGAGCTAAGTTAGAATAGTTTGTCTGTTACCAGTATTTACTGCAGAAGTTGGATCTTCATTCAAGATGGTGTGCAAGAGATCATAGTATTATTACCCTTTCGATTACCATGTTTCTCGGCAAAGTTCACCTTCAAACACACATTCATTTCATCACCGATGTCCATTACGTTTGCTTGCATTCGTCGTTTCTTATGACCTGTTTTCAGCACCAAATCTAATGTACCTGAAACTTCAGCAGGTAAATTGACGCAAGATGAGCACATGCTGTAATTAAGCTACAGTATCTTGCATTGCTGCCTATTAAGATTTATGACTCCtaataaaaatattcataaaaatatcagaGCAGACCATATGACTCAAATAGCACAAGCTACTACTACATACTAATCAACAAAGATGGTAACTCGTTGAATCCCACTCATTCCAGGGGAGGACCAGAAAACATGCCATGTTAAATGCTGTACAAACTGAGATCTTACTAATTATTTATTCTTTGGTGACACCCAACAGTCTCTTCCATAGTAGAATGACAAGCTTTTGTTGTTGCCTGCTAATGGACATATCTCCTCCTTTGTTTATTAAGTCTATGTAGTATGACAACATTCTGTCAACACTAACATGACAAAAAGCCTCCCTCCTGCATACAACAagagtcctctctctctctctctcagcaacAAAAGACTCTTACCACGTCTTTTTGGTCTCATCAAGCGCTTAATATGAGTCCATCGATCGTTCCCGTGCCCACACGTACTACTCCACCCTCTATTTAAGGGCTTCCCCACGCACTGACACCCTACAGAAGCAGCGACTTCGTACTCGGTGCCGTGAAAGCCATGAAGCCTctgcttctcctcttctccttcctcctactCCTCCCCCTCCCAGCGCTCGGTGACTGCGGCTGCACTCGGGACGCCGAGAGCCACAGCACGACCAAGGCGTCTCATCTAAAGTTGGTAGCCATCGCTTCCATCTTAACTGCGGGCGCCGTCGGAGTTCTCATTCCCATCCTGGGGAGGGCGGTTTCCGCTCTGCGACCTGAGAACGACATGTTCTTTGTGATCAAGGCCTTTGCGGCCGGAGTCATACTTGCGACGGGGCTAATACACATCCTCCCCGCCGCATTCCAGAGCTTGACGTCGCCGTGCCTCGACGAGCACCCGTGGCAGGATTTCCCGGTCACGGGGTTCGTGGTCATGTCGTCGGCACTGGGGACGATGATGATCGACTCCTTCGCCACCAGCTACTATAAGAGGTCTCACTTCAGCAAGGCAAGACCGGTCGAGGAGGATGACGAGGCCGGGCAGGGGTCCTCGGGAGACCATGCTCACGTCGACACCCACCGTTCCCACGGACACGCGCATGCCTCCGCAGCAGCGGCGACGGAGCCGCCTCCTGAGAGGATTCGACAGCAAGTCATCTCCCAAGTAAGCATCGTGTGCAGTGTGCTCCATTTACTTTTCTCCTTCTTGAAGAACAAAGGCTGCGAAATTACAGATAAAACTATGATTCATCAATTTGTGGAGGACAAAAGAAAGATGAAAGAAACGATCTCTGCTTTTCCTCTGTTTTGGATGTTATAGTAAGTACCTCTCATGATGTATGCAGGTTCTGGAGCTGGGAATTCTGGTCCATTCGGTGATCATTGGGATTTCCTTGGGTGCCTCTCAAAGTCCCTCCACCATAAGGCCATTGGTGGGAGCCTTGAGCTTCCATCAGTTCTTTGAAGGGATAGGGCTCGGTGGATGCATAGTTCAGGTACATGTCCTGTCTTCTAATGACTCTGGGAACGTGTCATCGTATGTTTCCACCTACATTTCCTGTGGCGCCGCAGGCAAACTTTAGAGCCAAGTCGAGCATGATGATGGCGGTCTTCTTCTCCCTCACGGCTCCCATCGGCATCGCGGTGGGCACCGCGATATCCTTCGTCTACGACGAGACGAGTTCCACGGCGCTCATCGTCGAGGGCGTCTTCAACGCTGCCTCTGCGGGTATCCTCGTTTACATGTCTCTTGTCGATCTGCTGGCGGCGGACTTCACGAACCCCCGGATGCAGAGCAATGGCAGGCTTCAGCTGGGAGCAC of Musa acuminata AAA Group cultivar baxijiao chromosome BXJ2-3, Cavendish_Baxijiao_AAA, whole genome shotgun sequence contains these proteins:
- the LOC135608133 gene encoding zinc transporter 4-like; its protein translation is MKPLLLLFSFLLLLPLPALGDCGCTRDAESHSTTKASHLKLVAIASILTAGAVGVLIPILGRAVSALRPENDMFFVIKAFAAGVILATGLIHILPAAFQSLTSPCLDEHPWQDFPVTGFVVMSSALGTMMIDSFATSYYKRSHFSKARPVEEDDEAGQGSSGDHAHVDTHRSHGHAHASAAAATEPPPERIRQQVISQVLELGILVHSVIIGISLGASQSPSTIRPLVGALSFHQFFEGIGLGGCIVQANFRAKSSMMMAVFFSLTAPIGIAVGTAISFVYDETSSTALIVEGVFNAASAGILVYMSLVDLLAADFTNPRMQSNGRLQLGAHLALLVGAGLMSLLAKWA